A portion of the Haemorhous mexicanus isolate bHaeMex1 chromosome 3, bHaeMex1.pri, whole genome shotgun sequence genome contains these proteins:
- the NT5C1B gene encoding cytosolic 5'-nucleotidase 1B gives MSGSGPEGPQPSQKSEEDQQKEAEQDWAAAKAFYDNLVTQRPRPPKPQNAITVAVSSRALFNLVEEQRIYEEQGVEKYVEYQQKNENIILKPGPAFYFVKALEHVNTRLLELYPDDEERFDIVLMTNNHAQVGVRLINSINHYGLTIERFCMTGGQSPIGYLTAYLTNLYLSADSDKVQEAIEAGIASATMFTANKDVVYSDTQLRVAFDGDAVIFSDESEQIFKEQGLDRFFEHEQLNENKPLAQGPLKGFLEDLGKLQKKFYAKNERLNCPIRTYLVTARSAASSGARVLKTLRSWGLEIDEALFLAGAPKGPILVKIRPHIFFDDQMFHIEGAQKLGAIAAHVPYGIAQKHQKPT, from the exons ATGAGCGGCTCCGGCCCGGAGGGGCCGCAGCCCAGCCAGAAGTCGGAGGAGGACCAGCAGAAGGAGGCCGAGCAGGACTGGGCAGCGGCCAAGGCTTTCTACGACAATCTGGTTACCCAGAGGCCCCGGCCG CCCAAGCCCCAGAACGCCATCACGGTGGCCGTGTCCTCCCGAGCACTCTTCAATCTGGTCGAGGAACAGCGCATCTACGAAGAGCAGGGCGTGGAGAAGTACGTGGAGTACCAGCAGAAAAACGAGAACATCATCCTCAAGCCCGGACCGGCGTTCTACTTCGTCAAG GCACTGGAGCATGTCAATACCCGGCTTCTTGAGCTGTACCCTGATGATGAAGAACGGTTTGATATTGTCCTGATGACTAATAACCATGCCCAAGTGGGAGTGAGGCTCATAAACAGTATCAATCACTATG GCTTAACAATTGAACGTTTCTGCATGACGGGAGGACAGAGCCCCATTGGTTACCTGACTGCGTACCTCACGAACCTGTACCTCTCAGCGGATTCTGACAAAGTGCAGGAAGCTATAGAAGCAG GCATTGCATCAGCTACGATGTTCACTGCTAACAAAGATGTTGTTTACTCGGATACACAGCTGAGGGTGGCTTTTGATGGGGATGCTGTTATCTTTTCTGATGAAtcagaacagatttttaaagagCAAGGATTAGATCGATTTTTTGAACATGAACAGCTGAATGAAAATAAGCCTCTTGCACAG GGTCCTTTGAAGGGTTTTCTGGAAGACCTGGGGAAACTCCAGAAGAAGTTCTATGCAAAAAATGAACGATTAAATTGTCCCATAAGGACCTACCTGGTCACAGCCAGAAGTGCAGCGAGCTCTGGAGCCAGAGTGCTGAAGACTCTCCGTAGCTGGGGTCTGGAGATTGATGAGGCACTTTTCCTAGCAGGAGCACCGAAAGGACCAATCCTGGTGAAAATCCGCCCTCACATTTTCTTTGATGACCAGATGTTCCACATTGAAGGAGCTCAGAAATTAGGTGCCATAGCCGCACATGTCCCCTATGGCATTGCTCAGAAGCACCAAAAACCTACATGA